One window of Carassius auratus strain Wakin chromosome 17, ASM336829v1, whole genome shotgun sequence genomic DNA carries:
- the slc22a7b.2 gene encoding solute carrier family 22 member 7 isoform X1, which yields MKFEDLLSEINGFGRFQKMVLCINFFGRFSLACHFLLGNFIAVIPSHHCSISSLDADEIFENLTQEERLTVSIPVQDDGTPASCHMFSYPQFHLLSNSSSPSEVAVVQCQNGWEYDNNMFISTLATQWDLVCDKRALSRLTTTIFFIGVMFGAAAFGSLSAMFGRKPMLLVSHMLGMGFGLCSTFSSSFIMFAVLRFFTGFTITGSVIISTILNVEWVSIEHRKLVGVIDSLAWTFAFMSFPMIAYFIRDWKWLTIAISLPTIISIITWWWIPESARWLIANGRVDKAYYYLRKCAVMNQKQEVIVSIKPEDLAKIIVTDRGNRKYSYLDLVRTPKMRRLALLTGITWFAVATVAYGISFNISSFGLNMYLTQFVYGAIEIPAKLSIYYLLDKFGRRITQAGSLLFAGISLMINIFIPKDKSVVRTVIAVLGKGCSATSFGTVILYSSELYPTVVRQNGMGYTSFVARLGVSVAPLILQSDDVWSYFSQVILSSLGLSAAFVAYLLPETRGRCLPETIEDIEGIRKGTDDSPLQDKKNDVKEGSRLKWKDSLIVQNT from the exons ATGAAGTTCGAAGATCTTCTTTCAGAAATTAATGGATTCGGAAGGTTCCAGAAGATGGTCCTGTGCATCAATTTCTTTGGACGATTTAGTCTTGCGTGTCACTTTCTGTTAGGCAACTTTATTGCTGTTATCCCTTCTCATCATTGCAGCATCAGCTCTCTGGATGCTGACGAGATCTTTGAGAATCTGACTCAGGAGGAGAGACTGACTGTCAGTATTCCAGTGCAGGATGATGGGACTCCTGCTTCCTGTCACATGTTCTCTTATCCTCAGTTCCACCTGCTGTCAAACTCTTCCAGCCCCTCAGAGGTTGCTGTAGTCCAGTGCCAGAATGGATGGGAGTATGACAACAACATGTTCATCAGCACGCTCGCCACACAG TGGGATTTAGTGTGTGACAAAAGAGCATTGAGCAGATTAACAACCACCATCTTCTTCATTGGGGTCATGTTTGGAGCAGCTGCTTTTGGGAGCTTGAGTGCAAT GTTTGGGCGTAAGCCAATGCTGCTGGTGTCACATATGTTAGGAATGGGATTTGGATTGTGTAGTACTTTTTCCTCCTCCTTCATCATGTTTGCGGTGCTGAGATTCTTCACTGGATTCACCATTACTGGCAGTGTCATCATCTCCACTATACTCA ATGTGGAGTGGGTGAGCATTGAGCACAGAAAGCTGGTCGGGGTGATTGACAGCCTCGCTTGGACATTTGCCTTCATGAGCTTTCCAATGATTGCATACTTCATTCGAGACTGGAAATGGCTGACTATTGCCATCTCATTGCCCACCATTATTTCCATAATCACTTGGTG GTGGATTCCAGAGTCAGCACGGTGGCTGATAGCTAACGGGAGGGTGGATAAAGCTTATTATTATCTTCGTAAATGTGCTGTCATGAACCAGAAACAGGAAGTTATTGTCAGCATAAAACCTGAG GATTTGGCTAAAATCATAGTTACCGACAGAGGAAACAGGAAGTATTCATACCTGGATCTGGTTAGGACTCCTAAGATGAGGAGACTGGCTTTACTTACAGGAATCACGTG GTTTGCTGTTGCCACTGTTGCCTATGGAATTAGTTTCAACATTTCAAGCTTTGGACTAAATATGTATCTCACTCAGTTTGTTTATGGAGCCATTGAAATTCCCGCTAAACTGAGCATCTATTATCTGCTGGATAAGTTTGGACGACGCATAACTCAGGCTGGATCACTGCTGTTTGCTGGAATCAGCCTGATGATTAACATATTCATACCCAAAG ATAAGTCAGTCGTTCGTACAGTGATTGCTGTGCTGGGAAAAGGCTGCTCAGCCACGTCTTTTGGCACAGTTATTTTATACAGCTCTGAGCTTTACCCCACTGTTGTCAG GCAAAATGGGATGGGGTATACCTCCTTTGTGGCACGTCTTGGTGTGTCTGTGGCTCCTCTGATCCTGCAGTCAGATGATGTTTGGAGCTATTTCTCTCAAGTCATCTTGTCTTCTCTTGGCCTCTCTGCTGCTTTTGTGGCTTATCTATTACCCGAGACACGAGGCAGGTGTCTGCCGGAGACTATAGAGGACATCGAGGGAATCAG GAAGGGCACTGATGACTCGCCactacaagataaaaaaaatgatgtaaaagAGGGCAGTAGGTTGAAATGGAAAGACAGTTTAATTGTGCAGAATACATAA
- the slc22a7b.2 gene encoding solute carrier family 22 member 7 isoform X2 yields MDSEGSRRCISSLDADEIFENLTQEERLTVSIPVQDDGTPASCHMFSYPQFHLLSNSSSPSEVAVVQCQNGWEYDNNMFISTLATQWDLVCDKRALSRLTTTIFFIGVMFGAAAFGSLSAMFGRKPMLLVSHMLGMGFGLCSTFSSSFIMFAVLRFFTGFTITGSVIISTILNVEWVSIEHRKLVGVIDSLAWTFAFMSFPMIAYFIRDWKWLTIAISLPTIISIITWWWIPESARWLIANGRVDKAYYYLRKCAVMNQKQEVIVSIKPEDLAKIIVTDRGNRKYSYLDLVRTPKMRRLALLTGITWFAVATVAYGISFNISSFGLNMYLTQFVYGAIEIPAKLSIYYLLDKFGRRITQAGSLLFAGISLMINIFIPKDKSVVRTVIAVLGKGCSATSFGTVILYSSELYPTVVRQNGMGYTSFVARLGVSVAPLILQSDDVWSYFSQVILSSLGLSAAFVAYLLPETRGRCLPETIEDIEGIRKGTDDSPLQDKKNDVKEGSRLKWKDSLIVQNT; encoded by the exons ATGGATTCGGAAGGTTCCAGAAGATG CATCAGCTCTCTGGATGCTGACGAGATCTTTGAGAATCTGACTCAGGAGGAGAGACTGACTGTCAGTATTCCAGTGCAGGATGATGGGACTCCTGCTTCCTGTCACATGTTCTCTTATCCTCAGTTCCACCTGCTGTCAAACTCTTCCAGCCCCTCAGAGGTTGCTGTAGTCCAGTGCCAGAATGGATGGGAGTATGACAACAACATGTTCATCAGCACGCTCGCCACACAG TGGGATTTAGTGTGTGACAAAAGAGCATTGAGCAGATTAACAACCACCATCTTCTTCATTGGGGTCATGTTTGGAGCAGCTGCTTTTGGGAGCTTGAGTGCAAT GTTTGGGCGTAAGCCAATGCTGCTGGTGTCACATATGTTAGGAATGGGATTTGGATTGTGTAGTACTTTTTCCTCCTCCTTCATCATGTTTGCGGTGCTGAGATTCTTCACTGGATTCACCATTACTGGCAGTGTCATCATCTCCACTATACTCA ATGTGGAGTGGGTGAGCATTGAGCACAGAAAGCTGGTCGGGGTGATTGACAGCCTCGCTTGGACATTTGCCTTCATGAGCTTTCCAATGATTGCATACTTCATTCGAGACTGGAAATGGCTGACTATTGCCATCTCATTGCCCACCATTATTTCCATAATCACTTGGTG GTGGATTCCAGAGTCAGCACGGTGGCTGATAGCTAACGGGAGGGTGGATAAAGCTTATTATTATCTTCGTAAATGTGCTGTCATGAACCAGAAACAGGAAGTTATTGTCAGCATAAAACCTGAG GATTTGGCTAAAATCATAGTTACCGACAGAGGAAACAGGAAGTATTCATACCTGGATCTGGTTAGGACTCCTAAGATGAGGAGACTGGCTTTACTTACAGGAATCACGTG GTTTGCTGTTGCCACTGTTGCCTATGGAATTAGTTTCAACATTTCAAGCTTTGGACTAAATATGTATCTCACTCAGTTTGTTTATGGAGCCATTGAAATTCCCGCTAAACTGAGCATCTATTATCTGCTGGATAAGTTTGGACGACGCATAACTCAGGCTGGATCACTGCTGTTTGCTGGAATCAGCCTGATGATTAACATATTCATACCCAAAG ATAAGTCAGTCGTTCGTACAGTGATTGCTGTGCTGGGAAAAGGCTGCTCAGCCACGTCTTTTGGCACAGTTATTTTATACAGCTCTGAGCTTTACCCCACTGTTGTCAG GCAAAATGGGATGGGGTATACCTCCTTTGTGGCACGTCTTGGTGTGTCTGTGGCTCCTCTGATCCTGCAGTCAGATGATGTTTGGAGCTATTTCTCTCAAGTCATCTTGTCTTCTCTTGGCCTCTCTGCTGCTTTTGTGGCTTATCTATTACCCGAGACACGAGGCAGGTGTCTGCCGGAGACTATAGAGGACATCGAGGGAATCAG GAAGGGCACTGATGACTCGCCactacaagataaaaaaaatgatgtaaaagAGGGCAGTAGGTTGAAATGGAAAGACAGTTTAATTGTGCAGAATACATAA